One region of Herpetosiphonaceae bacterium genomic DNA includes:
- a CDS encoding helix-turn-helix transcriptional regulator, with protein MRQNLSASISLNDMAEIAHFSPCYFNQLFCSITGIPPSRFLTALRLEAAKRLLLDTNLRIVDVCYEVGYNSLGTFSSRFTQLVGVSPHGFRELARPDNWRHLDAFLGAMDRPFPPVFRSHKQTAVGRIHVPSSLPTDTAFGFPARRRSLSPVFIGLYTLPMPQGKPVAYTVALESPIYMLPRVPDGRYYVFATSFQWSEDPKSYLLLDGKRDDLLVGRGDRPLVVRNGRYQNHSDLHMRSLQPTDPPLLTTLFYFMLQSRQMINLLAQRS; from the coding sequence ATGCGGCAGAACTTATCGGCTTCTATCTCGCTCAACGACATGGCCGAGATCGCCCATTTCAGTCCCTGCTACTTCAACCAGTTGTTTTGCTCGATTACAGGTATCCCCCCTAGCCGATTCTTGACGGCCCTGCGCCTGGAAGCCGCCAAGCGCCTACTCCTCGATACCAACCTGCGGATCGTCGATGTCTGCTACGAAGTAGGCTATAACAGCCTGGGCACGTTTAGCTCTCGCTTTACGCAACTGGTGGGCGTGTCTCCGCACGGCTTCCGCGAGCTGGCCCGCCCGGATAACTGGCGGCACCTGGATGCGTTCCTGGGCGCGATGGATCGCCCGTTTCCACCGGTATTTCGCTCGCATAAGCAGACGGCGGTCGGCAGAATCCATGTTCCATCATCGCTGCCGACAGATACAGCGTTCGGCTTTCCTGCACGGCGGCGCTCGCTATCGCCGGTCTTTATCGGCCTCTACACGCTGCCGATGCCGCAGGGCAAGCCCGTCGCGTACACCGTGGCGCTCGAATCGCCGATCTACATGCTGCCCCGCGTGCCGGATGGCCGCTACTACGTCTTTGCCACGTCCTTCCAGTGGTCGGAAGATCCGAAGTCCTATTTGCTGCTGGATGGCAAACGGGATGACCTGCTGGTTGGTAGAGGCGATCGGCCCTTAGTCGTGCGCAATGGCCGCTACCAGAACCACAGCGATCTCCACATGCGCTCGCTTCAGCCGACTGATCCGCCGCTCCTGACGACGCTGTTCTATTTCATGCTGCAATCACGTCAGATGATCAATCTTTTAGCCCAAAGGAGTTAA
- a CDS encoding CRTAC1 family protein, whose amino-acid sequence MALLFNFLTGQASRIVAIVLIFFSYQMARLPELPDAERAALRSRFAFKTSTLPELSGYPSRTLRSVHPGLARNVAWISTVGAAVALHDLDGDGLPNDVCYVDTRINQVVIAAAPGTPPRYQPFALDPAPLAYDAATTAPMGCLPGDFNEDSAADLLVYYWGRTPILFLKQGQATGDALSSASYARRELTTSREIWNTNAASLADVDGDGHVDILIGNYFPDGMRVLDHSATDGAEMQRSMSRAYNGGRNRLFLWAGATATEQPDARFKEQVGAFDDYGGSGWTLALGAADLDGDLLPEIYIANDFGPDRLLHNRSQPGAPAFALLEGKRTLTTPHSKVLGRDSFKGMGVDFGDMNGDGLLDIYVSNIAAEFALEESHFLYASTGKLDQMKQGIAPYEDQSEPLGLSRSGWGWDSRLDDFDNDGTLEALQATGFLKGTVNRWPELHELAMSNDTLLDKTRHWPEFHPGDDLSGHQHDPFFVRASDGRYYDLAEDIGIARPVVSRGIATADVDGDGRQDYAVAHQWAASSFYHNRSASGDQFLGLHLRLPVEPMSTTVTPGHLQAAGRPAIGAEATVYLPDGRTLVEQVDGGNGHSGKRSPDLHFGLGQLTPDTPVRVDLRWRTPRGETRSETLTLTPGWHTVQLGW is encoded by the coding sequence ATGGCGCTGTTGTTCAATTTCCTCACAGGACAGGCGAGTCGCATCGTCGCGATCGTGCTTATCTTTTTCAGCTACCAGATGGCTCGTCTGCCTGAGCTGCCCGACGCTGAGCGAGCAGCGCTACGCAGCCGGTTTGCGTTTAAGACCAGCACGCTGCCTGAATTGAGCGGCTATCCCTCGCGCACGCTGCGCAGCGTCCATCCCGGCCTTGCGCGCAATGTCGCCTGGATCTCGACGGTCGGGGCGGCGGTAGCGCTGCATGATCTGGATGGCGATGGCCTGCCCAACGATGTGTGCTACGTCGATACACGGATCAATCAGGTGGTGATTGCCGCAGCGCCAGGTACGCCGCCCCGCTATCAGCCTTTCGCGCTCGATCCCGCGCCCTTAGCGTATGACGCCGCAACGACCGCGCCGATGGGCTGCTTACCCGGCGATTTCAACGAGGATAGCGCCGCCGATCTGCTCGTCTATTACTGGGGCCGCACGCCGATCCTGTTCCTCAAGCAGGGCCAGGCGACCGGCGACGCGCTCAGCAGCGCCAGCTACGCCCGCCGCGAGCTGACGACCAGCAGAGAGATCTGGAATACCAACGCCGCCTCGCTGGCCGATGTCGACGGCGACGGACATGTCGATATTCTGATCGGCAACTACTTCCCCGACGGCATGCGCGTGCTCGATCACAGCGCGACCGACGGCGCGGAGATGCAGCGCTCGATGTCGCGCGCCTACAACGGCGGTCGTAATCGGCTGTTCCTGTGGGCTGGCGCGACCGCCACGGAGCAGCCCGATGCGCGCTTCAAGGAGCAGGTCGGCGCGTTCGACGACTACGGCGGCTCCGGCTGGACGCTGGCGCTGGGCGCTGCCGATCTCGACGGCGATCTGCTGCCGGAGATCTATATCGCCAACGACTTCGGCCCCGATCGGCTGCTGCATAACCGCTCGCAGCCGGGCGCGCCCGCCTTCGCCTTGCTTGAGGGCAAGCGCACCTTGACCACACCTCACTCCAAGGTGCTTGGCCGCGACTCGTTCAAAGGCATGGGTGTTGATTTCGGCGATATGAACGGCGATGGCTTGCTCGATATTTATGTCAGCAATATCGCCGCCGAGTTCGCGCTGGAAGAAAGCCATTTTCTCTACGCCAGCACCGGCAAGCTCGATCAGATGAAGCAGGGGATCGCGCCCTACGAGGATCAGAGCGAGCCGCTGGGACTGTCGCGGAGCGGCTGGGGCTGGGATTCGCGGCTGGACGACTTCGACAACGACGGCACGCTTGAGGCGCTCCAGGCGACCGGCTTCCTCAAAGGAACGGTCAACCGCTGGCCGGAGCTGCACGAGCTGGCAATGTCGAACGATACGCTGCTGGACAAGACGCGGCACTGGCCGGAGTTCCATCCCGGCGACGATCTGAGCGGACACCAGCATGATCCGTTCTTTGTGCGCGCCTCCGATGGCCGCTACTACGATCTGGCCGAAGATATTGGCATCGCTCGTCCGGTCGTCAGTCGCGGCATCGCGACCGCCGATGTGGACGGCGACGGCAGGCAAGATTACGCCGTCGCGCACCAGTGGGCCGCCTCATCGTTCTACCACAATCGAAGTGCAAGCGGCGATCAGTTCCTTGGGCTGCATCTGCGCCTGCCCGTCGAGCCTATGAGCACAACCGTCACACCGGGGCACCTTCAGGCGGCGGGACGCCCGGCGATCGGCGCGGAGGCAACCGTGTATCTGCCGGACGGGCGCACGCTCGTGGAGCAGGTCGACGGCGGCAACGGTCACTCCGGCAAGCGCAGCCCGGATCTGCACTTCGGCCTGGGACAGCTCACGCCCGATACGCCCGTGCGCGTCGATCTGCGCTGGCGCACGCCGCGCGGCGAGACGCGCAGCGAGACGCTGACGCTCACGCCGGGCTGGCATACCGTGCAACTTGGTTGGTAG
- a CDS encoding VOC family protein: protein MYTRLQPVLNVQDVDAEKAFYTALGFRIDYEADDFKALAYGEAILFGLQAAPQSDPAQLDQQLIWQIGTSSVQAVAQRCAEHAIPVIQPATLQEWGEWTLIVRSPNGYRVIFEGPLDG from the coding sequence ATGTACACACGCCTGCAACCAGTGCTCAACGTGCAAGATGTCGATGCGGAGAAAGCGTTTTACACCGCATTAGGCTTCCGTATCGACTACGAGGCGGATGATTTTAAAGCGCTGGCGTATGGCGAGGCCATCTTATTTGGTCTGCAAGCTGCGCCACAGAGCGATCCGGCGCAGCTCGATCAGCAGTTGATCTGGCAAATTGGAACGTCGAGCGTGCAGGCCGTGGCGCAGCGATGCGCTGAGCATGCAATCCCAGTTATTCAGCCAGCCACCCTGCAAGAGTGGGGCGAGTGGACGTTGATTGTTCGCTCGCCCAATGGGTATCGCGTGATATTTGAAGGCCCGCTTGATGGATAG
- a CDS encoding enediyne biosynthesis protein UnbU — protein MMQQSQAKRLGGLRRFAISITVFNIIGRLLLGFEQSWAQMVAAVLTAYFVELLLETITAWCVGRAPSYSGGFRKLVDFLLPAHIAAMAISMLLYSNDRVAPIVFAVVVAIASKSVLRLRINGTSRHFFNPSNLGIATTLIVFPWVGIAPPYHFTENLSGIGDWILPVLITLAGTMLNAKFTNKIPLITAWLGTFALQAIGRSLVLDTPIVPALGPMTGVAFILFTFYMITDPSTSPVAPRAQVLFGAAIALTYMLLVLSHIVFGLFFALTIVCGLRGLGLYLQAQLARFARRKVVVAPQTVLETGNTL, from the coding sequence ATGATGCAACAGAGTCAGGCCAAGCGCTTAGGTGGCCTTCGCCGCTTTGCGATCTCGATCACGGTCTTTAATATCATTGGTCGTCTACTGCTCGGCTTCGAGCAATCCTGGGCACAGATGGTCGCGGCGGTGCTCACCGCCTATTTCGTCGAGCTTCTGCTGGAGACGATCACCGCCTGGTGTGTCGGACGAGCGCCCAGCTACAGCGGCGGCTTCCGCAAGCTGGTTGATTTCCTGCTGCCCGCGCATATCGCGGCGATGGCGATCTCGATGCTGCTCTACAGCAACGATCGCGTCGCCCCGATCGTCTTTGCCGTCGTCGTCGCGATTGCCTCCAAGAGCGTGCTGCGGCTGCGGATCAATGGAACAAGCCGTCACTTCTTCAATCCGTCGAACCTGGGCATCGCAACGACGCTGATCGTCTTTCCGTGGGTTGGCATCGCGCCGCCCTACCACTTCACCGAGAATCTCAGCGGCATCGGCGACTGGATCTTACCCGTGCTGATCACGCTGGCGGGAACGATGCTCAACGCCAAGTTTACCAACAAGATCCCGCTGATCACCGCCTGGCTTGGCACCTTCGCCCTGCAAGCGATTGGCCGCAGCCTGGTGCTCGACACGCCGATCGTGCCTGCGCTGGGACCCATGACCGGCGTGGCCTTTATTCTATTTACGTTTTATATGATCACCGACCCCAGCACCAGCCCGGTCGCGCCACGCGCGCAGGTGCTCTTCGGCGCGGCCATCGCGCTCACCTATATGCTCCTGGTGCTGTCGCATATCGTGTTCGGCCTCTTTTTCGCTCTGACGATCGTTTGTGGTCTGCGCGGCCTTGGCCTGTACCTGCAAGCACAGCTCGCACGCTTTGCCCGCCGTAAAGTTGTCGTCGCGCCGCAAACCGTTCTTGAGACGGGGAACACGTTATGA
- a CDS encoding cysteine dioxygenase family protein, whose translation MTPLELIRAIRDTKARAGSQAESLAVLSQALVAFVSEPANQHVNFATTTTGLYTRILLNAFEDDFQIVVVLWGPHSRSPIHDHSGTVGAVAALVGSTKETKYQVMHTKSGTAYLKKLKTTSLSGNQVTPILPDEATQLHDMVNDTDEWAATVHTYLTPVNQFYIYEPQQDGSFEMITKDLWFDVDNAWKSWYSPAVPASEVVPQPQDLAYEYGQSLNV comes from the coding sequence ATGACACCTCTGGAATTGATTCGAGCGATCCGAGACACGAAAGCGCGCGCAGGGTCGCAGGCAGAAAGTCTGGCAGTACTATCGCAGGCATTGGTCGCTTTTGTGTCGGAGCCAGCCAACCAGCACGTGAACTTCGCCACGACGACCACGGGGCTCTACACGCGGATTCTGCTCAACGCCTTCGAGGACGATTTTCAAATCGTGGTGGTGCTCTGGGGTCCGCACAGCCGCAGCCCGATCCACGACCACAGCGGAACCGTAGGGGCGGTCGCGGCGCTGGTAGGCAGCACCAAAGAAACAAAATACCAGGTGATGCACACCAAGTCAGGCACGGCCTACCTCAAGAAGCTGAAGACGACCAGCTTGAGTGGCAACCAGGTCACGCCGATCCTGCCCGACGAGGCCACTCAGCTTCACGATATGGTCAATGATACCGACGAGTGGGCGGCGACGGTGCATACCTACCTCACGCCAGTCAACCAATTTTACATCTACGAGCCGCAGCAGGACGGCTCATTCGAGATGATCACCAAGGATCTCTGGTTCGATGTCGACAATGCCTGGAAATCCTGGTATTCGCCTGCGGTACCTGCCAGCGAGGTCGTGCCTCAGCCGCAAGATTTAGCCTACGAGTACGGCCAGTCCTTGAACGTATAG
- a CDS encoding DUF1702 family protein: MGAIGSSMRTIVFGISPREVTCLRRGFQPKTSMVCARLEQIGTTFLAGYHTVLRDPRVIEVERQLNRIDLEVRGFAFEGAAMAFTLLDVLMPQRSSRFLQFVQGPAADHVYMSYVGAGWAHARLHRRFDRLRSAGDPLLGWLAVDGYGFHEGYFHGRRYLTTQHWPRRLAGYERRVFDQGFGRSLWFVKAMDVEVIAQTIAAFAPGRHSDLWSGVGLACAYAGGVDQSTLIALRDAAGPCVPQVAQGVAFAAKTRKRAGHLPEHTESAARILCGMSAHQAAAITDQSLKDLAAERDTPAYEIWRQRIQSCFGGAIAYER, from the coding sequence ATGGGAGCCATCGGGAGTTCGATGCGCACGATCGTCTTCGGCATTTCGCCTCGTGAAGTCACCTGCCTGCGGCGTGGCTTCCAGCCCAAGACATCAATGGTCTGTGCTCGGCTGGAGCAGATCGGCACCACCTTTCTAGCGGGCTACCATACCGTCCTGCGTGATCCGCGTGTGATCGAGGTCGAGCGCCAGCTCAACCGCATCGACCTCGAAGTACGCGGCTTTGCCTTTGAAGGAGCGGCGATGGCGTTCACGCTGCTGGATGTTTTGATGCCCCAGCGGTCATCGCGCTTCCTTCAATTTGTTCAGGGACCGGCGGCGGATCACGTCTATATGAGCTACGTCGGCGCTGGCTGGGCGCATGCCCGTCTTCACCGGCGTTTCGATCGTCTGCGCAGCGCGGGCGATCCCCTGCTGGGCTGGCTCGCCGTCGACGGCTACGGCTTTCACGAGGGGTACTTTCATGGTCGACGCTACCTCACGACTCAGCACTGGCCGCGACGGCTGGCGGGCTACGAGCGGCGGGTTTTCGACCAGGGCTTTGGACGCAGCCTGTGGTTCGTCAAGGCGATGGACGTTGAGGTGATCGCACAGACGATCGCCGCGTTTGCGCCTGGGCGTCACTCCGATCTATGGAGCGGCGTTGGCCTGGCCTGTGCCTACGCTGGCGGCGTCGACCAGTCGACGCTAATCGCGCTGCGCGACGCGGCTGGCCCGTGCGTGCCGCAGGTTGCGCAGGGAGTGGCCTTCGCCGCCAAAACACGCAAGCGCGCCGGGCATCTGCCGGAGCATACCGAGAGCGCCGCGCGCATCCTGTGCGGCATGTCGGCTCACCAGGCGGCTGCCATCACCGATCAATCCCTCAAAGACCTTGCTGCCGAGCGCGATACTCCCGCTTATGAGATATGGCGTCAACGTATTCAATCATGCTTTGGAGGTGCTATCGCCTACGAACGTTGA
- a CDS encoding ATP-dependent Clp protease ATP-binding subunit, whose translation MDDPFERLNPKAQHILLLAQEEARSLKHSFLGPEHLLLGLLRQENGIGARALQELGFFHSQARQIVQTMMTPHARDDDRLTPAYLPLAPHTKKLLQAAAREADQLKDQQVGPEHLLLALAHEEKGFVPYILARAGINGSIVCEAVHETLKSTTGPAKQGNPSGDSLLAQLGINLTQEARDGHLDPVIGRYQEIERTIQILRRRTKNNVVLIGEPGVGKTAIVEGLAQQLAKGEIPSFKDTAVWSLDVGSLLAGAIYRGQFEERLKNVIDEITREDAILFIDELHMIVGAGATENTVDAANILKPALARGKLKVIGATTFEEYSQHIEKDSALKRRFQPIIVEEPSIEDSVHILRGIRSRYEEHHELRLSDEALHCAARLAAQYIPDLYLPGKAIDLLDEAASRVWYRQQKSKAGNEQTSQPGPAEAEAAVTGRDVAQVLSMQTGIPISQMLAEEPKRVQDVEQVLSKRIIGQRQAIQAVSKAIQRAFAGLKAKKQPIGALLLAGPPGVGKTELGRVLAEYLLGSDKALVRLDMSEYMEAHSISRLIGAPPGYIGYDRGGQLTEAIRRRPYCVVLLDNIDKAHPDVLNIFVQILEEGYVTDARGRYVDFRNTIILMTASFGGELFKRQSVLGFKVGADGAELPDQYEQLKQRYLDKLKLFLSPEFIHRLNDIIVFQPLQQAHVEQLVDLALQDLRQLLADQQIGLEVTEAARSYLAEKGYDIERGVRLLRQIIQEHVVDPISDGLVRGRYWAGDIIQIEKAAAGGISLRIAHRNLVSISAT comes from the coding sequence ATGGACGATCCATTTGAACGTCTCAACCCAAAGGCACAGCACATCCTTCTGCTCGCGCAAGAGGAAGCACGTAGCCTCAAGCATAGCTTCTTGGGACCCGAACATCTGCTGTTGGGATTGCTGCGGCAGGAGAATGGCATAGGAGCCAGGGCGCTGCAAGAGCTGGGATTTTTTCACTCCCAGGCCCGGCAGATCGTTCAGACGATGATGACGCCGCACGCGCGGGATGACGATCGTCTGACGCCCGCGTACCTGCCTCTGGCGCCGCATACCAAAAAGCTGCTGCAAGCGGCAGCCAGGGAGGCCGATCAGCTCAAGGATCAGCAGGTTGGGCCAGAGCATCTGCTCTTAGCGCTGGCTCACGAGGAAAAAGGCTTTGTGCCCTACATTCTGGCACGGGCCGGAATCAACGGTAGCATCGTCTGTGAGGCCGTACACGAAACCTTGAAAAGCACAACCGGCCCCGCGAAGCAGGGCAATCCGTCGGGCGATTCACTGCTCGCGCAGCTTGGGATCAACCTGACCCAGGAGGCGCGCGATGGACATCTCGATCCGGTGATCGGTCGCTACCAGGAGATCGAGCGCACGATCCAGATTCTACGCCGCCGGACGAAAAACAATGTGGTGCTGATCGGCGAGCCCGGCGTGGGTAAGACCGCGATCGTCGAGGGGCTGGCGCAGCAGCTGGCGAAGGGCGAGATCCCATCGTTCAAGGACACGGCGGTCTGGTCGCTGGATGTCGGCTCGCTGCTGGCAGGCGCGATCTACCGTGGGCAGTTCGAGGAGCGCCTGAAAAACGTGATCGATGAGATCACGCGCGAAGACGCGATCCTTTTCATCGACGAGCTGCACATGATCGTCGGGGCGGGCGCGACAGAAAATACCGTCGACGCGGCCAACATTCTGAAACCGGCTCTGGCGCGCGGCAAGCTCAAAGTGATCGGCGCGACCACCTTCGAGGAGTACAGCCAGCACATCGAAAAAGACAGCGCGCTCAAACGTCGCTTCCAGCCGATCATCGTCGAGGAGCCGAGCATCGAGGACAGCGTGCATATCCTGCGCGGGATTCGCTCACGGTATGAGGAGCATCACGAGCTGCGCCTGAGCGACGAGGCGCTGCACTGCGCGGCTCGCCTGGCCGCCCAGTATATCCCGGACTTGTACCTGCCCGGCAAAGCGATCGACCTGCTGGACGAGGCCGCCAGCCGCGTCTGGTATCGCCAGCAGAAGAGCAAAGCTGGCAACGAGCAGACCAGTCAGCCCGGCCCGGCTGAGGCCGAAGCCGCTGTCACCGGCAGAGATGTCGCGCAGGTTCTATCGATGCAGACCGGCATTCCCATCTCGCAGATGCTGGCCGAGGAGCCGAAGCGCGTGCAGGACGTGGAGCAGGTCTTGAGCAAGCGCATCATCGGCCAGCGCCAGGCGATCCAGGCCGTGAGCAAAGCCATTCAGCGCGCATTTGCCGGCCTGAAGGCAAAGAAGCAGCCGATCGGCGCGCTGCTCCTGGCAGGCCCTCCGGGTGTGGGCAAGACCGAGCTGGGCCGCGTGTTGGCCGAATACCTGCTTGGCAGCGACAAAGCGCTGGTGCGGCTGGATATGAGCGAGTACATGGAGGCGCATAGTATCAGCCGACTGATTGGCGCGCCGCCAGGCTACATCGGCTACGATCGCGGCGGGCAACTGACCGAGGCAATCCGCCGTCGGCCCTACTGCGTCGTGCTGCTCGACAATATCGATAAAGCCCATCCTGACGTGCTGAACATCTTCGTCCAGATCCTTGAAGAGGGCTATGTGACGGATGCGCGAGGCCGCTACGTCGATTTCCGCAACACCATTATTTTGATGACGGCCAGCTTTGGAGGCGAACTGTTCAAGCGCCAGTCCGTCCTGGGCTTCAAGGTGGGCGCGGACGGCGCTGAGCTGCCCGACCAGTACGAGCAGCTGAAGCAGCGCTACCTGGATAAGCTTAAGCTCTTCTTAAGCCCTGAGTTTATCCATCGTCTCAACGACATCATCGTCTTCCAGCCGCTCCAGCAGGCCCATGTCGAGCAGTTGGTCGATCTCGCGCTCCAAGATCTGCGTCAGCTCCTAGCCGATCAACAGATTGGGCTGGAGGTGACAGAGGCCGCCCGGTCGTACCTGGCCGAGAAAGGTTACGACATCGAGCGCGGTGTGCGGCTGCTGCGCCAGATCATCCAAGAGCACGTGGTCGACCCGATCAGCGATGGGCTGGTGCGCGGTCGCTACTGGGCAGGCGACATCATCCAGATCGAAAAAGCGGCTGCCGGAGGCATCAGCCTGCGGATAGCTCATCGTAACCTTGTGTCGATCTCTGCCACATAG
- a CDS encoding nitronate monooxygenase has protein sequence MIHTPLCDLLKIDHPILNAPMGGTATARLAAAVSAAGGFGMIGGTSGAGPDWLRAQIRAVREHTTRPFGVGFISSFPSIDDLVQVALDEKVTAINHSFADPTPYVAAAHALGVKVFAQVQTVAQAAAAAQAGVDLIVAQGTEAGGHTGSAGTLALLPAVVDAVGEIPVVAAGGIADGRGLAAVLMLGAVGAWLGTRFVASHEWGGQPWEQRAVVAATADDTMRTSVYDEVREAPFPAGIADRVLRNRFVEEWQGRDAEIRQHRRDLQRQLEEAAQRGDAQVMDISAGVASGLIRSVESAGDIIQRLVQEAERTMRERLRTTLGTNE, from the coding sequence ATGATTCACACACCTCTCTGCGATCTACTCAAGATTGATCATCCGATCCTCAATGCGCCGATGGGCGGCACCGCTACCGCCAGACTAGCTGCGGCAGTTTCAGCGGCAGGCGGGTTTGGCATGATCGGCGGCACGAGCGGCGCGGGGCCGGACTGGCTGCGGGCACAGATTCGGGCCGTTCGCGAGCACACGACGCGCCCCTTCGGCGTCGGATTCATCTCTTCGTTTCCCAGCATCGACGATCTCGTTCAGGTCGCGCTTGATGAGAAGGTTACGGCGATCAACCACTCGTTCGCCGACCCAACACCGTATGTTGCCGCCGCGCACGCGCTGGGAGTCAAGGTCTTTGCACAGGTCCAGACGGTTGCCCAGGCAGCCGCAGCGGCACAGGCGGGCGTTGATCTGATTGTGGCGCAGGGAACCGAGGCAGGAGGCCATACCGGCAGCGCCGGTACGCTGGCGCTGCTGCCTGCCGTCGTCGATGCAGTGGGCGAGATCCCAGTCGTGGCTGCGGGCGGCATCGCCGACGGGCGTGGCCTCGCGGCGGTCTTGATGCTTGGGGCGGTCGGGGCATGGCTGGGAACGCGCTTCGTCGCCAGCCACGAGTGGGGCGGCCAGCCCTGGGAGCAGCGCGCAGTTGTCGCGGCGACGGCAGACGACACGATGCGCACGAGCGTCTACGATGAGGTGCGTGAGGCTCCATTCCCCGCCGGGATTGCGGATCGCGTGCTGCGCAACAGGTTCGTCGAAGAATGGCAGGGACGCGACGCCGAGATCCGCCAGCACCGCCGCGATCTTCAGCGGCAGCTCGAAGAAGCTGCTCAACGCGGAGATGCCCAGGTGATGGACATCAGCGCAGGCGTAGCCAGCGGCTTGATCCGCTCAGTAGAATCGGCTGGCGACATCATTCAGCGGCTCGTGCAGGAGGCCGAGCGTACCATGCGCGAACGGCTCAGGACAACGCTAGGAACAAACGAATAA